CGCTTTCGGTTTTATATGACGAGCGGCTGCCGGAGGATTTCCTGCTCAGGGCGGCGGAATGCGTCAGAACCGGCGCAGGCTATCCGGCTTTCATGAACAACCGGGTGGCGGCGGATTTTCTGCTCTCCCAGTACGGCGGCGAGGGCATGACGGTGGGCGAGGCGCGCGCCGTCGCCATAGGCGGCTGCCTGGAAACCTCGCCCTGCTCGTGGCTGACGCTGGATTTCGCGGGCCGGAAATGGCAAATCCCCGGCGGCTCCGGCCAGCCGACAAGCGTGGGGGTGCATTTTGTCTCGCTGCCGAAAATACTGGAGCTGGCGCTTTTTGACGGCATGGACATGCGCGCAAACCACCGCATTTTCCCGCCGCGCGGGCGCGGGCTGGAAACCTGCGAGGCCGTGATTGAGGCATTCCGGGATTACTTCTTGCAGGCGGTCGCCGCGCTCAACAAATGCAACAACATACAGCACGATGTGTGGCGCAAGAACAACATGGCCGTCATAAACTCGCTGCTAAAGCCGGACTGCCTGGAAAAAGGGCATTTGATAAACGAACTGGGCTACCGTTACAACGGCACTTTCAATATTGAAACTACCGGCACCGTAAATTTCGTCAACAGCATGGCCGCGCTGAAAAAGCTGGTGTTTGAGGAACGCGCCGTATCGCTGGAAGAATTGAAGGCCGCGCTGGCAGCGAATTTCAAGTCGCATGAAAAGACGCATTCCCTCTGCCTCAACGCGCCCAAATACGGCAACGACGACCCGTATGCAGACTCCATACTCGCGGAATGGGAGCGGTGGTTCGCCCAAACAAGCCGCGAATTTGAATCGCTCTACGGCAAAAGGCTCTATCCGTGCCAGATTTCGGTTTCCACCCACGGCGCGATGGGCGCGGCGGCAATAGCCGGGCCGGACGGCAGGCCGGCAGGCGCGGCGTTTGCCGACGGTTCCATGTCCGCATACCCGGGAACCGACAAAAACGGGCCTTACGCGCTGTTCCGCTCGGCCTGCGGCTGGGACCATTCGTCCTCGCAGAACTCGCAGCTAAACATCAAACTGCATCCTTCCGCAGTGGCGGGCAGGGAAGGCGCAAAGAAACTGCTTGAGCTTACGCGGGGATACATGCGCAGGGGCGGCTTCCACGTGCAGTACAACGTAATAGACTCCTCCGTCCTCAGGGACGCGCAGCGCAACCCCGCCGGTTACCGGGAACTGCTGGTGCGCGTGGCGGGTTTCACCCAATACTGGGTGGAGCTGGGAAAACCGATACAGGACGAAATCATCGCCCGCACCGAATACGGGGAATTCTGATGGACACTCACAGGAACTGCGGTTATTACGCGCCGGTGGATGTAACAAAAGGCATTTGCCACAAGAC
This genomic interval from Elusimicrobiales bacterium contains the following:
- the hpdB gene encoding 4-hydroxyphenylacetate decarboxylase large subunit, whose amino-acid sequence is MATPAITARAKKLRDIYLGAASSADNEFPYWYTRQYFTDDCEIPVVRRARALRAAFSSLTPVIYPGELIVMQKAAYYRGSFPMPWLSEGYYMAREDELYRQALERGSSSADEHSSFGCGGGNFTQSRGKAVSIAGKFGMRQEEIPALLKLARLWQHKSVQDISARYERAVPESALKDELMRGIVCMFDSGYTLPQGREVINYYYPLQYGFDGIIKIASEKKAACAGCAGGDGMAGMNRLYNYEAVILAAEGLQNWILNYAKEARRLASFESDENQKSEYCAIAERLEHIAHYPPRGFRDAAQLCWTLHVAALNEDAISGLSPGRLGQVLYPYYEHDTASGALTRRDALELLECQRVKFTSIDCFASAGVVGGVLSGSTFNNLSLGGLTEDGQPACNELEQLIIEAAMSCASPQPTLSVLYDERLPEDFLLRAAECVRTGAGYPAFMNNRVAADFLLSQYGGEGMTVGEARAVAIGGCLETSPCSWLTLDFAGRKWQIPGGSGQPTSVGVHFVSLPKILELALFDGMDMRANHRIFPPRGRGLETCEAVIEAFRDYFLQAVAALNKCNNIQHDVWRKNNMAVINSLLKPDCLEKGHLINELGYRYNGTFNIETTGTVNFVNSMAALKKLVFEERAVSLEELKAALAANFKSHEKTHSLCLNAPKYGNDDPYADSILAEWERWFAQTSREFESLYGKRLYPCQISVSTHGAMGAAAIAGPDGRPAGAAFADGSMSAYPGTDKNGPYALFRSACGWDHSSSQNSQLNIKLHPSAVAGREGAKKLLELTRGYMRRGGFHVQYNVIDSSVLRDAQRNPAGYRELLVRVAGFTQYWVELGKPIQDEIIARTEYGEF